Below is a genomic region from Gillisia sp. Hel_I_86.
TGGTAAAAAGGTTTTAAAATAATTGGTCGATTTAGGAAGGCAATTGGAATGAGCAAATCCTCATGCGTGATTTCCGATTGCTCTTTATAATCCCTCATTGAGGGTTTAATTACCCGTGGGCTTGCCTCTCATATAAAAAATGTTTTCCAATTCTTACCTCATGGCTTATTTAGAGGTTCTTGATATAATAAAAATGTAAAAATAGATAGAAAATGCTTCAAAAGATAAAAATCTCAAATTTCAAGAACAGTGCGGGAACCATTCAGGAGCTCCAATTAACCTATCAAATTTTTGGTAGGGAATTAGGAACTGCGCCGATAGTTCTGGTGAATCATGCGCTTACGGGAAATTCAGCAGTAACAGGGAAAAATGGCTGGTGGAAAGAAATAATTGGAATTGATAAAAGTATCGATCTTAAAGACTATACCGTTCTGGCATTTAATATTCCGGGGAATGGTTTTGATGGAGAGGAGTCTCATTTATTATTAAATTATAAAGATTTCAACCTAAGGGATATTGCTAAACTTTATTCTGAAGCATTAAAACAATTAGGGGTCTCTAAAATATTTGCAGGAATTGGAGGGTCTGTTGGGGGAGCACTCTTATGGGAGCAGGCAGTTTTAGATCCAGATCTTTTTGAACATTTAATTCCCATTGCAACAGATTATAAAGCAACTCCGTGGGTGAAGGCACAATGTAAGGTGCAGGAACAGATTTTAAATAATTCTGTAAGTCCTGTTGCAGATGCCAGAATGCATGCAATGACAATTTATAGAAGTCCGGAATCTTTCGTCTTTAAATTTGCTTCAAGTCAAAACCATAAAAGCGGAAATATTGAAGGCTGGTTGGAACATCATGGTAAAAAATTGGAAAACAGGTTTCAATTGGCATCCTACAAACTAATGAATCATTTGCTTTCTACATCAGATATAAGCCTGGGGCGTGGAGATCACTTAAATTCCGCATCAAAAATCACAGGAGACATACATATTATCACCATAAATTCTGATGGCTTGTTTACACCCAGTGAGAATTGGGATACTTATGTAAATCTGTCCCTTATCAAAGAAAACATAAGCATCCATGAAATTAGATCCATCCATGGGCATGATGCTTTTCTAATTGAGAATTCTCAAGTAGCATCCTTTATAAACCCAATCTTCAACGCAGGTAACAAACAAAATGAAAAAAATAAACATAGTTCTATTCGGAGTAGGTAATGTAGGGAGTTCCTTAATAAATCAGATATTGAAAGCCCGATCCAAAATTTTAAATTCCTCTCAATTAGAGATCAACCTTGTGGTTTTGGTAAATTCTAAAATCGCTTTTTATAACCATGACACATTAAAAAATTCATGGCTGGCAGATTTTAAAGCCCATGGATACCCTTATAAATTGTCACATATTATAAATCATGTCAAAAAAGAGAAACTCACCAATCTAATTGCCGTAGATGCAACTGCAAGCGAGAAGTTTGTAAAGAATTATAAGGAATTAATAAGAAACGGATTTCATATAGTGGCCGCCAATAAAACCGCTAACACGCTCTCTGATATTTTTTATAAGGAATTGAGGGGAGAGTTGAAAAAATATGACAAACAATTCTTATATGAAACCAATGTTGGAGCTGGGTTACCGGTAATTAAAACCTTACAGGATCTCCATTTGGCTGGGGAGGAAGTAACCAGAATAAGAGGGATCTTCTCGGGGTCTTTAAGTTATATTTTCAATACTTTTTCTAGTAATAATAGAACATTTTCTGAAGTTTTGGACGAGGCAAGAAAGAAAGGCCTTACTGAGCCAGATCCCAGAATAGATCTTTCAGGAAAAGATGTGGGCAGAAAATTGTTGATCCTTGCCCGAGAGATTAATATCATTAAAGAACTTTCTGAAGTTAAGATAGAAAACCTGGTTCCCAATCATTTAAATGGAAAAAGTCCTATTTCCCATTTTATCGAAAATCAACATGACTTAAACTTAAATTTTGAAGAGCGGAAATCGAAATTGGAGTCGGATGAGGTGTTAAGGCATATTGGGGAATTGGATGTAGCCAGTGGGGAATTAGCAGTTAAGTTGGTAACAGAAAAAAGAAGTTCTCCCTTTGGAAGCTTACAGGAAGCTGATGCTTCCTTTGAAATTTACACAAAATCCTATGGGAATAGACCAATTGTTATACAAGGCGCGGGCGCGGGTGCTACGGTGACTTCAAGAGGGGTACTGTCGGATATAATAAAGATTTCAGAAAAACTTGAATGCATATAAAACACTAAAAATGAAAGATACAAATATAGAAACTACGGTTGTTAGGACACAGGTAGAAAGAACCCAATATTTAGAACATTCGGTTCCTTTGTACTTAACTTCAAGCTATGTTTTTGAAGATTCAGAAGATATGCGCGCATCTTTTGCAGAAGAGAAAGAGCGAAATATTTATAGTAGATATTCAAATCCAAACACCTCAGAGTTTATAGATAAAATGGTATTAATGGAAAAAGCTGAAGCCGGATTTGCTTTTGCTTCGGGCATGGCAGCAGTGTTTTCCAGTTTGGCGGCCTTATTAAATAGCGGGGACCATATTGTAGCCTGTAAATCTTTATTTGGGTCTACCCACGGATTGTTTAATCACTATTTTCCCAAATGGAACATTTCTCATAGTTATTTTAAGATTGATGAACTGGATTCTATTGAAAATCTTATAAAACCAGAAACTAAAATTTTGTTTGCAGAATCCCCTACAAATCCCGGAGTGGATATTTTGGATCTGGAAAAATTGGGGGAAATTGCCAGGAAACATGACCTCATCTTAATTATAGATAATTGCTTCGCAACACCCTACCTTCAAAATCCGATAGTGTATGGGGCAGATCTGGTTATTCACTCGGCAACAAAATTAATAGATGGTCAGGGCAGGGTCTTGGGTGGGGTTACAGTGGGAAGCGCAGACCTTATTAAAGAAATATACTTGTTTTCAAGAAATACCGGCCCCTCGATGTCTCCCTTTAATGCATGGATATTATCGAAAAGTTTGGAAACCTTGCCGGTGCGTCTGGAACAGCATTGTAAAAACGCGCTTAAAGTCGCCAAGTTCCTTGAAAAACAGTCTGCAATTACAAGCGTGAAATATCCATTTTTAAAGTCCCATCCCCAATACAAGCTTGCCAAAAAGCAAATGAAACTGGGTGGAAATGTCATAGCCTTTGAAATTAAAAAAGGACTTGAAGCTGGAAGAAAATTTATAGATTCCGTTAAACTTTGCTCAATATCTGCAAATCTGGGAGATACCAGAACTATATTAACCCACCCCGCATCTACCACGCATAGCAAACTATCTAAAACAGATCGACTGGAATCTGGGATTACCGATGGACTCATAAGAATTTCGGTAGGTTTGGAGCATGTGGATGATATTATAAAAGATCTTGAACAAGCTTTGGCAGCAGGAGAAAATTTTTAAAAACCATCAAAAATATAGATGAAATATTTTCAACTTTGTCTTGGTTTATAACTTGTTGTATCCTTAACTTTGTTTTTTAAACAAGACAATGGATAAAGTGATTCGTAATATGTATAAGTTAATGTGGGAAGCCCCTACAGCAGCTGCATTCGCGTAAAACTTAAAATATAAGAATTACAAAAAGCCGCTGCCAACACAGCGGCTTTTTTGTATTTAAAATTTAAAGGAAGCAACCTGAGATCTAATTAAAGATTTAGATTTCGAAATGCTAACAATAATAAAAGTAAAATGCTGTTAAGTTCAGTTCATAAGAAGGCAAATGAATTTAATGGCAGTAAAAATCAATAGTTGAATGCATTGCATTATAATATACAGCTCAAGGGGACTTTTTAAGTTGAATAGAAGGAGGAGACTAAAAATTGAGAAAACCTTTTGATATTATAAGCCCAATTGGCTGAGTTTTTGAAAAGGGCATTTATCTGTTAAAAAAAAGAATTATGAAAAAGATTCATATAGTACTGTTCGGGGTAGGGAATGTTGGAAGTGCCTTGATCGACCAAATCTTGGAAGGAAGGGATTTGCTTAAGAAAAACTCAAAAGTGGAATTAAATATTCCAATTGTAGCTAATTCTACTAAGGCATTTTTTGAAGAAAAGTGTGTGCGCCCATCCTGGGGAACAGATCTAAAATACTTCGGAGTCCAATATAATATAGATAAGATCCTTGGGTATATAAAAAAAGAAGGATTTAAGAAAGTGATCGTGGTCGATGCTACGGCCAGTGATGAATTTGTCGAAAATTATTCCACATTCATCAAAAATGGCTTTGATATAGTTGCCTCGAATAAATCGGCGAATATGGGATCCACCTATTTTTATAATAACCTAAGAAGGGATTTAAACAAATACAACAAGCAGTTTTTGTATGAAACCAATGTTGGTGCAGGATTACCTATAATCGAAACCTTACAGGGATTACATGCTTCCGGAGAAAAAGTAACGAAAGTGAGAGGAGTATTTTCAGGATCTATGAGTTATATCTTTAATGAATTTTCCAAGCAAAATAAAATGTTTGCTTCCTTATTGGAGGAGGCTGGAATTCTTGGGCTTACAGAGCGTGACCCCAGAATTGACCTTTCTGGAATCGATGTAGCCGGGAAACTGCTCATTCTGGCAAGGGAGCTCCAGCTTAAGAAGGAGTTAACAGATGTTAAGATAGAAAACCTTGTGCCCAAACATTTAAGCAGGTTTAGTTCTTTGACTTATTTCAAGAATAACCTAAGTGATCTCAATATAGAATTCGATGAGTTAAAAGAGGGATTGAAGCCAGGTGAGGTGTTAAGGCATATTGGCGAACTGAATGTGCAATCTGGAAGCTTAGAGGTGAAATTAGTAAGGGAGAACGAAAATTCTGCGATAGGAAGATTAAAAAACACCGATGCTTCTTTCGAGATTTTCACAGAATCCAATGGGGACCATCCTATAATTATCCAAGGAGCTGGGGCTGGATCGGCAGTTGCAGCTAGAGGAGTTCTGGCCGATATTACAAAGTTGGCAGTTAAATATTAGCGTCCCGACCTACTAGGACATCGCTATGAGTGAGAAATACAGGTAGTCCCCTAATACATATAAAAAATGAATTAGGGGACTATTTATTTTTATAGGTTATATGATAAATTTTGGGCAGGAGAATTTAAAGAAATTATTTATCTATATTCGCTAAATGCTTTCAAAAAAGACGAAATACGGCATTAAAGCTTTATCCTATCTCGCCAAAAGGACAGGTAAGTCACCTGTTCAGGCCGCGGAGATCGCGAGAAGTGAAAATATCTCTCCTAAATTTTTAGAAAGTATCTTATTAAACTTGCGCAAGTCTGGCTTTCTGGGTTCCAAAAAAGGAAAGGGAGGAGGTTATTATTTGATAAAAGATCCAACGGAAATTCAAATGAAAACAGTAATTCGTGTTTTAGAAGGCCCTATTGCTATGCTTCCCTGTGTTAGTTTGAATTATTATGAAAAATGCGATGACTGTCCAGATGAGCTTACTTGTTCTGTTCATATACTGATGATAGAGGTAAGAGACAGTACACTTAAAGTGTTAAGTGAAAAAACCTTAGCAGATCTTTGCTGATTATCATCTTCTAGCATCTCTTAAATAGCAGATAAATACTGTTAAAATTTAATTTTAACACCAAATTACTGGCACATATCAAAACTAGAGTCTATATTTGCTTAATAACCCACTAAACCTATAGGTTTATGGGTTTAAGTAAAAAATAAAGATGTTAATGCTGTTGGACCAAGTTAAGAAAAGCAAGTATAAACAGGATAAGGGTGCCGAGAAACCTTTACGGAGCATGTTTAAAGCTATTAGTTGGAGGGTTGTGGGAACCCTTGATACTATAGGTATCTCTTGGATCTTAACTGGAGAGATAAAAACCGCGCTTGCAATTGGGTCGGTAGAATTGGTGACAAAGATGCTGCTTTATTTTGGGCATGAGAGAATATGGGATAGGATAAATTATGGGAGACAATAATTATGAAAAATTATTCACAAAGCGAGTTAAAGATACTCAATCAACAATTTAAGGGAATTAGTCCATCAGAAATAATCCAATGGGCCGTGGAAAGAAGTGAGCGTCCAGTAGTAACCACAAATTTCAAGCCTTATGAAGCCGCCATTTTAAATGCATGTGTTAAGATTGACCCTAAAATGACGGTTGTTTGGTGCGATTCAGGATATAATAGTCCTCAAACATATCTTCACGCAAGATCTGTAATTGAAGAGCTAAATTTGAATGTGAAGATTTATTCCCCTCTACAAACAGCAGCTTATAGAGATGCGCTTTTTGGAGGCATACCTCAAATTGGCAGTCCTTTACACGATGAGTTTACCCGTCAAATACAATTAGAGCCTTTTCAGCGAGCAATGACAGAGCAATGACCAGATGTTTGTTTTACTAATCTTAGAAAAGGTCAAACGGCATTTAGTAATAACATACAAATTCTAAACTACAGTAAAGATGGCGTTTTAAAGGTTAGTCCGTTCTGTCATTGGACCAATGAGCAAATGGATAGATACCTGTTACAGGAAAATTCACCTAACAAATTTAAATATATTGATTCCACAAGAGTGCTCGGAAATAGAGAGTGGAGTTTACAAGCTTAAAAATTGAACAATGATTAATACCATTTCTATAAAATCATGTTATATGTGTATGGGCAATAAACCTTACACCTAAAAGCTATTTCTATAAGTTTATTTATAAGAGTCCTTTTAAGTGTTTCACTTTAAAGGACTTTTTTCATTTTAAAAATTACTATCCATGCAAAGTTTTAGAACAGAACTGGAAAATCCACTCGTACAAAAGGATATTCTGGATTTAGAAAAAAAGATCAGGTTATTTCGAGAAGGAAAAGCCGATGAAGAAAAATTTAGAAGTCTAAGGCTGGCGCGTGGTGTATATGGCCAACGTCAGGCGGGAGTTCAAATGGTGAGAATAAAACTGCCATTTGGGAAAGTGACTTCAGAACAACTTCACAGAATAGCTGATGTTTCCGATGAATATTCCACAGGAAGGTTACACATTACCACAAGGCAGGATATCCAGATACATTATGTTAGTTTGGATAGAACTCCGGAACTTTGGTCTCAACTTGAAAAAGATGACATCACATTGCGTGAAGCCTGTGGAAATACGGTAAGAAATATCACCGCGTCCCCCACGGCAGGAATAGATATAAATGAGCCTTTTGATGTTTCCCCCTATGCTCATGCTATGTTCCAGTTCTTTTTAAGAAACCCTATTTGTCAGGAAATGGGTAGAAAGTTCAAGATCTCTTTTTCATCTTCAGAAGAAGATACGGCCTTAAGTTTTATCCATGATCTTGGTTTTATAGCTAAAACAGAGAATGGGAAACGCGGTTTTAAGGTGATGCTTGGTGGCGGATTGGGATCTCAGCCTAGACATGCCGATGTGCTATACGAATTTATTGAAACCGAAAATATCATAGAACTTACTGAATCTGTACTACGGGTTTTTGATAGATATGGAGAGCGAGCAAAACGTCTAAAAGCCAGAATGAAATTCTTGATCAAGGATATTGGTAAAGAGGCTTTTATGGAATTGGTAGCAGCACAAAAAACTGCGTTATCAGGAGAAAAGGTGGAATTTGAACTTGCAGCCTTTGAAACCGGGCCAGAGTTACAAGATGTGGAAATCCCTTCTGTGGTCATAAAAGATCAAAAGGCATATGATACTTGGAAATCCATAAATCTACAAGCTCAAAAACAAGAAGGATTGTACGCCATTGGAATTCGGGTTCCATTAGGCGATTTTTATACCGGTGCCGCAAGGAAACTGGCAGATCTTATTAAAAAATATGCAGGGAATGAACTAAGGTTCACGCTACGGCAGGATATTCTACTTAGGCATGTACGAAAAGATTTGTTGCCTTTCTTTTATGCTGAATTAAAGGAATTGGGTTTTGCCGAACCAGGTTATAATAAAACGATAGATATCACTGCCTGCCCAGGCACAGATACCTGTAATCTTGGAATAGCTAGTAGTACGGGAATTGCAGATGTATTGGAAGATGTAATTAAAGAGGAGTATCCGCAATATATCAACGGGAAGGATATCACCATCAAAATTAGCGGTTGTATGAATGCGTGTGGGCAGCATAATATGGCTGAAATAGGTTTTCAAGGCATGTCTATAAAAGTAGATAATAGCGTTGCTCCCGCATTGCAGGTTCTTTTAGGGGGGGGAGTTCTTGGAAATGGAAAGGGACGCTTTTCAGATAAAATAATAAAAATTCCAAGTAAACGTGGTCCCCAAGCTTTGCGTGTCCTCTTAAATGACTTTGAGAAAGCATCTTTAGCTAATGAAAAATTCATCGATTATTATGACAGGCAAGGGAAAAAATATTTCTATGACCTTTTGAAGGAGTTGTCGGAAATTTCCAATATCACAGAAAACGAGTTTGTAGACTGGGGACACGAGAAACCTTATATACAAGCTGTTGGGGTAGGAGAATGTGCCGGCGTAATTATAGATCTTATAGCCACGTTGCTTTTTGAAAGTGAAGAGAAAATTGATAATTCAAAAAGTGCAATAAAAAGAAAGGCCTGGGCAGATAGCATCTATCATTCCTATACTTCCATAGTGAATTCGGCTAAAGCTTTATTGTTATCAGATGATGTTTCAACCAACACACAGGCCGGGATCATTGCCCAGTTCGATGAGCTATTTGTACAAACCCAAAAGATCTCTCTTTCTACTTCTTTCAAGGAATTTGCATTTCAGCTAAATGAAAACGCACCCACAGAAGAATTTGCAAAACAATATTTAAAAGACGCGCAGCTGTTCCTTAAGAAGGCAGATGCCTATAGAACAAAGGAGGTACAACATGTATAACATACCAAAATTAAGTGTAGTTGGTGCAGGGCCGGGAGATCCTGAGTTGATCACAATTAAAGCAGTGAAAATCCTACAATCTGCTCAGGTTGTATTGTATGACGCACTTATAAACCGAGAACTGTTGGAATATGCACCACAAGCCAAGCATATTTTTGTTGGAAAACGCAAAGATAAACATAGGTACAGTCAGGATGAGATCAATGAATTGATCGTGAAATATGCTTTAGAATATGGTCACGTGGTAAGATTAAAAGGGGGAGATCCATTCATTTTTGGAAGAGGGTCTGAAGAAATCGATTATGCCAGAAGTAAAGGTCTGGAAACGGCTGTAGTTTCGGGGATTACTTCTTCTATAGCCGTTCCGGCAAATGTGGGAATTCCTTTGACCAAGCGTGGTGTTTCCGAAAGTTTCTGGGTGATCACGGGAACCACATCCAAGCGAAAACTCTCTACCGACGTAAAACTTGCTGCACAATCTACAGCCACTGTTGTGATCTTAATGGGAATGGCAAAGCTATCAGAAATTGTGGAGATATTTTGTGGTCTAGGAAAACAAGATGTACCGGTTGGGGTTATTCAAAACGGCACCACTTTAAACGAAAAATTCGGTTTTGGGAGTATAAAGGATATTGAAAAAGTAGTGGAAAATAAACAATTAACCGCTCCGGCTATTATTGTAATTGGTGAGGTGGTAAAGGAAAGTCATTATCTGCAAGCCGTAGCTCAAAATTTTCAAGCCTTTCCAAAGACTTCCAAGGTAAGAATTGCTCAAATAGATGCTGCTTAATTATGGAAGAAAGAAATGAATTATATCCAATTTTCCTAAAAGTAAATAAACTCAATGTACTTATTGTAGGAGGTGGCAATGTGGGGCTTGAAAAATTGCATTTTCTGTTGAAATCAAGTCCAAGTGCAAATGTGGAAATGGTAGCGAAATACTTTAAACCGGAGACAATAGCCTTGGCAGAAAAACATCAAGTAAAAATGACCAAGCGAAAGTACAAACGCAAATATCTAAAAGGAAGACATCTGGTAATTGCTGCTACCGATAATCCTAAGCTGAACAAAAAAATATATTTACAGGCTAGAAAAAGGTGTCTCCTGGCGAATATTGCAGACACCCCAGAGTTATGTGATTTTTATATGGGAGGAATTGTGAATAAAGGGCACGTGAAAATCGCTATTTCTACCAATGGAAAGTCTCCTACAACTGCGAAAAGATTGCGTCAGTTATTTGAAGAGATCATACCAGAGGATATCAATTTGATGGTGGAGAATTTAAATGAATTCAGACAAACTATCAAAGGAGATTTTGAAAGTAAGGTAGCTCAAATGAATAAAATAACAGAAACATTAATTGAAAAAAAAGTTAAGAATGATTAAAACAGATATTTTAATAATAGGTGCAGGGCCAACCGGTCTCTTTACTGTTTTTGAAGCAGGATTGCTAAAGTTGAAGACACATTTAATAGACGCACTGCCACAGCCTGGTGGGCAATGTTCCGAGATTTATCCTAAAAAACCGATCTATGATATTCCGGCATTTCCGGAAATCCTGGCTGGAGATTTGGTAAATAATTTGATTGAACAGATCAAACCCTTTGAACCTGGTTTTACGTTGGGAGAACGGGCGGAAACAATTGATAAATTAGAGGACGGGACGTTTATTGTAACTACCAATAAAGGCACTAGGCATCATGCGCCGGTGGTGGTAATAGCGGGTGGTTTGGGCTCCTTTGAACCAAGAAAGCCACCAATTGTCAATATTTTGGATTATGAGGATAAAGGAGTGAACTATTTTATCAAGGATCCGGAAGTTTATAGAGATAAAAAAGTAATCATTGCCGGAGGAGGCGACTCTGCTTTAGACTGGGTTATATTTCTTGCAGATGTGGCATCTGAGGTTTCCCTGGTGCACCGCCGAAATGATTTTAGAGGAGCTTTGGATTCTGTTGAAAAAGTTTCGGAATTGGCAAATCTTGGAAGGATCAATCTAATAACCAATGCTGAAATTGTGGGACTTACTGGGAAAGATCACCTTGAAAAAGTAGTGATTCGGCACAGAGATGAGGCTAGAGGCGAGGAGTTTAAAGATGTGGACGCTTTTATTCCATTATTTGGACTTTCACCTAAATTGGGCCCCATGGCAAATTGGGGCTTAGAGATCGAGAAGAATGCGATTAAGGTTGATAACTCATACGATTATCAAACCAACATTCCAGGGATTTACGCCATTGGAGATGTTAATACCTATAAAGGAAAATTAAAGTTGATTCTTTCTGGGTTTCATGAAGCAGCAATTATGTGCCAAAGCGCCTATCAAAGGATCAATCCCGGCAAGAAGTATATGTTAAAATATACTACAGTGGGTGGCGTGGAAGGATTTGATGGCACTAAAAAGGAAGCGAAGAAAGAAGTGGTGCAAAGTATAGGAGTGTAAAGTCCTTTTAAAATTAATTGTCTGTAAAGTATCCTAAACTGATAAAGGACGTCATTCTGAACTTGTTTCAGAATCTAATTGCACTGTAAATCAACGTGATAAATTAAGACCCTAAAATAAATTCAGGGTGACGAAACTACTATTCTGACAAAAAACGGATATACGTAAAAATTATGGCTGCATTATATTTCATTTTGAAGAAATGCAACAAATCTTAATTTAAGATTCTTTAATTGCCCAATCCTAAAAGGAATCCTATTTTTGCATAACCTATTAATCCTATAGGATAATATAATTATTAAAACAAAGTATCCTTTATTTGTTGGCATGGACGCATTTGGATTGCCATCAAATTTGAAAAAGAATAATTATGAAAAAATATTCAGAAGAAGAAATACTTGCCCTTAATACAAGGTTCAAAGGTGAAACACCTTCAGAGATAATAAGCTGGGCAATTCAAGATGCAGACAGACCGGTGGTAACCACCAACTTCAGACCTTACGAAGCGGCTATTCTACAGGCTAGTGTAGCTGTAGTTCCAGGGATCAGGATCGTTTGGTGCGATACCGGATATAACACTCCGCAAACTTATAGACATGCAGAAGACTTAATATCTCAGCTTGATTTAAACGTTAAATTATATACTCCGTTGCAAACTGCCGCACATCGCGAGGTCCTCTTTGGAGGAATTCCACAGGTGGAAGATGAGAGACACCAGGAATTTACAAGACAAGTAAAATTAGAACCCTTTATGAGGGCAATGGGTGAGTTAAAACCGGATGTTTGGTTTACCAATCTAAGAAAGGGGCAGACGGCTTTTAGGGACAGTATCGATATTTTGAGTTATAGCAAAAATGGCATTTTAAAGGTAAGCCCATTTTATCATTGGAGCGATGAGGAATTGGATACCTATCTAATAGAACATCAATTACCTAACGAGTTTAAATATTTCGACCCTACAAAAGTACTTTCCAATAGAGAGTGTGGGTTACATTCATAAATAGCAGAAAAATGAACAACATTTTAAATCAAAATCCATTGGAAAGCGAAGCGATCTATATTTTTAGGGAAGTAGTAACCCAGTTTGAAAA
It encodes:
- a CDS encoding NAD(P)/FAD-dependent oxidoreductase, producing the protein MIKTDILIIGAGPTGLFTVFEAGLLKLKTHLIDALPQPGGQCSEIYPKKPIYDIPAFPEILAGDLVNNLIEQIKPFEPGFTLGERAETIDKLEDGTFIVTTNKGTRHHAPVVVIAGGLGSFEPRKPPIVNILDYEDKGVNYFIKDPEVYRDKKVIIAGGGDSALDWVIFLADVASEVSLVHRRNDFRGALDSVEKVSELANLGRINLITNAEIVGLTGKDHLEKVVIRHRDEARGEEFKDVDAFIPLFGLSPKLGPMANWGLEIEKNAIKVDNSYDYQTNIPGIYAIGDVNTYKGKLKLILSGFHEAAIMCQSAYQRINPGKKYMLKYTTVGGVEGFDGTKKEAKKEVVQSIGV
- a CDS encoding phosphoadenosine phosphosulfate reductase family protein, with the translated sequence MKKYSEEEILALNTRFKGETPSEIISWAIQDADRPVVTTNFRPYEAAILQASVAVVPGIRIVWCDTGYNTPQTYRHAEDLISQLDLNVKLYTPLQTAAHREVLFGGIPQVEDERHQEFTRQVKLEPFMRAMGELKPDVWFTNLRKGQTAFRDSIDILSYSKNGILKVSPFYHWSDEELDTYLIEHQLPNEFKYFDPTKVLSNRECGLHS